A genomic segment from Thermoanaerobacterium sp. PSU-2 encodes:
- a CDS encoding ABC transporter permease subunit, which translates to MLTITKYTIKEMIKKRAFLLIAILTVGYLFIYGYGLSLAFHNNNQVINNTPNIAKILLESQLLSAGLYFSNFIIAFLIVLTSVGAVSGDVESGAIYALLYKPLKRHEYVLGKFIGLSIIITVYSTLLFLSVIGLNIAFGTKVYLGLGNVFRALFFFDLGPVVLLSLVVASSSIMSTVNTGVLAVMTYGIAMIGGILEQMGSFFTDATSQGLSNVGIITSLILPTDVIFRKMNAELLTQNIGLSFLAQGPFGGTSQPSPIMFVYIIFYVCFLLYYGTKKFEKRDL; encoded by the coding sequence ATGCTGACAATAACGAAATACACCATCAAAGAGATGATTAAAAAGCGTGCATTCCTCCTAATTGCAATACTTACAGTAGGATATCTTTTTATTTATGGCTATGGATTAAGTTTAGCTTTTCATAACAACAATCAAGTTATAAACAATACGCCAAACATAGCTAAGATATTACTTGAATCACAGCTTCTCTCAGCAGGGCTTTACTTTTCAAATTTTATAATCGCATTTTTGATAGTACTTACATCTGTAGGTGCTGTGTCAGGCGATGTTGAAAGTGGTGCTATATATGCCTTACTGTATAAACCTCTAAAGAGGCATGAATACGTGCTTGGCAAATTTATAGGGCTTAGCATAATTATCACTGTATATAGCACATTGTTGTTTCTTTCAGTAATAGGACTTAATATCGCTTTTGGCACGAAAGTATACTTAGGATTAGGAAACGTCTTCCGTGCATTATTCTTTTTTGACCTTGGTCCAGTAGTCCTTTTATCATTAGTAGTCGCCTCAAGTTCAATAATGTCAACTGTAAATACAGGTGTTTTAGCTGTCATGACATACGGCATCGCAATGATAGGTGGCATTCTCGAACAAATGGGATCATTTTTCACAGATGCGACAAGTCAAGGTCTTTCAAATGTTGGTATTATCACAAGCTTAATTTTACCTACAGATGTGATATTTAGAAAGATGAATGCAGAGCTTCTCACTCAAAATATAGGCTTAAGCTTTCTTGCCCAAGGGCCTTTTGGCGGTACTTCACAGCCAAGTCCTATTATGTTTGTGTATATCATCTTCTACGTTTGTTTTTTGCTGTATTACGGAACAAAGAAATTTGAAAAAAGAGATTTGTGA
- the menA gene encoding 1,4-dihydroxy-2-naphthoate polyprenyltransferase: MTVRSFLKLVEIQTKAASVTPFMLGTVYALYAFHEFKVVNFLIMFISLISFDMVTTAINNYMDYKKANKTYGYNYEKHNAIVRDNLSETTVVITIVVLLLIASVSGFALYLRTNLVVLLIGMMSFAVGILYSFGPIPISRMPLGEIFSGFFMGFVIVFLSVFIHVYDKNIAYVTYSDGILNVWFNVLVVLKIFFMSLPAVMGIANIMLANNICDIEDDLENRRYTLPIYIGKEKALKLFKALYYISYIDIVALVILKVLPLLGLIVLLTFAPVNKNIRKFYKVQTKKDTFPLSVKNFLMMNIAEIIAIGLGLIL; the protein is encoded by the coding sequence ATGACAGTAAGGAGTTTTTTAAAATTAGTTGAGATACAGACGAAGGCTGCCAGCGTGACACCGTTTATGTTGGGAACTGTATATGCACTGTATGCTTTTCATGAATTCAAAGTTGTTAATTTTTTAATTATGTTTATTTCCCTAATATCGTTTGATATGGTTACTACCGCAATTAATAATTATATGGATTATAAAAAGGCAAATAAAACTTACGGGTATAATTATGAGAAGCACAATGCAATTGTAAGGGACAATCTATCCGAGACAACTGTTGTAATAACTATAGTTGTACTTCTTCTTATAGCATCTGTGTCAGGATTTGCACTGTATTTGCGTACAAACTTAGTAGTGCTTCTAATCGGCATGATGTCATTTGCAGTTGGTATTTTGTATTCATTTGGACCTATACCTATATCCAGGATGCCATTAGGGGAGATTTTTTCAGGCTTTTTTATGGGATTTGTGATTGTATTTTTATCTGTTTTTATCCATGTGTACGACAAAAATATAGCTTATGTTACATACAGCGATGGCATTTTGAATGTATGGTTTAATGTGCTTGTTGTACTAAAAATTTTCTTCATGTCGTTACCGGCGGTGATGGGGATTGCCAATATCATGTTGGCAAACAACATATGCGATATTGAGGACGATTTAGAAAACAGGCGCTATACACTGCCTATTTACATAGGAAAAGAAAAAGCCCTAAAATTATTTAAGGCTTTATACTATATTTCATACATCGACATAGTGGCTCTTGTGATTTTAAAGGTGCTGCCTTTATTGGGGCTTATTGTATTGTTGACATTTGCGCCTGTAAATAAAAATATAAGAAAATTTTACAAAGTCCAGACAAAGAAAGATACATTTCCACTGTCTGTCAAAAACTTTTTGATGATGAATATTGCAGAGATAATCGCTATAGGGCTGGGATTGATTTTATAA
- a CDS encoding DUF1284 domain-containing protein: MIIRGHHLLCMLGFKGLGYDEEFIKNMDKVVEKLKNDDDVLIKLVDSVDNICEKCPNNFSGVCKNEHHKDSIKEMDDAVLESIQIRPGESMKYSEIATNIKLFMTEDIMNDICRNCTWKGYGYCVDGLKNLR; this comes from the coding sequence ATGATTATAAGAGGTCATCATCTTTTGTGTATGTTAGGCTTTAAAGGCTTGGGATATGATGAGGAATTTATCAAAAACATGGATAAAGTCGTTGAAAAGCTTAAAAATGACGATGATGTGTTGATAAAGCTTGTGGATAGTGTGGATAACATTTGCGAGAAATGCCCCAATAATTTCTCTGGCGTGTGCAAAAATGAACATCATAAAGACAGCATTAAAGAGATGGATGATGCTGTGCTCGAAAGCATTCAAATAAGACCCGGAGAATCAATGAAATATAGCGAGATTGCGACCAATATAAAGTTATTTATGACTGAAGATATTATGAATGATATATGCCGTAATTGTACTTGGAAAGGATATGGATATTGTGTGGATGGATTGAAAAATTTGAGATGA
- a CDS encoding DUF3787 domain-containing protein — protein sequence MIRKSKKYYKEPIEKHETASWANIKENASKAKVPIPNEIEVINAKEWVDENEK from the coding sequence ATGATAAGAAAAAGCAAAAAATATTATAAAGAACCTATTGAAAAGCATGAAACAGCCTCATGGGCGAATATTAAAGAAAATGCCAGCAAGGCAAAAGTACCTATCCCAAATGAAATAGAAGTCATAAACGCAAAAGAATGGGTAGATGAAAACGAAAAGTAA